DNA sequence from the Candidatus Acidulodesulfobacterium ferriphilum genome:
CCCGTTTCGGCAATTGTAAGAGCTGCTTCCATTGTCTCCATATCCCTGATTTCCCCTACAAGAACAACATCGGGGTCTTCTCTTAATATATGTTTTAAAGCCTCGGCGAAACTACTCGAATCCTGGCCTATTTCTCTCTGGTTGACAAGGCATCCTTTGTGGGGAAAAACATATTCTATCGGGTCTTCGATTGTTATTATGTGCTCGTGCCTGCTCAGGTTTATCGCGTCTATCATAGCGGCAAGCGTGGTCGTCTTACCTGAACCGGTGGGACCGGTTACAAGCACGAGTCCTCTCGGCGCTCTAATAATTTCTTTAACCATGGGAGGAAGACCTAATGTATCCATAGTGGGAATTTCATGCGGTATAACCCTGAAAGCGCCTGCGATGGCGCCTCTGTCATAATATAAATTTCCCCTGAATCTCGAAACATCCTTCTGGCTAAATGAAAAATCCAGTTCATGCGTTTCTTCGAACTTTTTCTTCTGTGAATCCGTTATAACGCTATAACAGATACCCTGGGTATCGGACGGGGTTAATATGGGGTAGTTCAACGGGACCAGCGACCCTCTCAGCCTGATTTGAGGAGGCGTTCCCGCAGCTATATGAAGGTCTGAAGCGCCTTGATCCACGGTTGTTTTTAATAAATCCGCAATGGACGGCATATGTTAACCTTTTTAATTAATATTTATTAAAGTATAAGTTAATAATTAAATTATTATATAATGTATAATAACTATTTATATCAATTTATGTCAAGCCATTTATTCATCCCAAAATTGCCGATAAAAATTTCTAATCCAGTATTGATAATACTTTGAAGCAGTTTTAAGAGTTTCTATCTGCAATTTTGGGTTCATCCTTATTCCAAATTCTCTCCTTCCATATATTGAATAATCTCCGAAAGCGATGTAGTTCCCTCCAAAAACTTTTCTTTTGCCGACTGCCGTAATGTCTTCATCCCCAATTTTATAGCAAGTTTATCTATTTCAAATTCGTTTGCATTTTCGTATATTAAATTTTTAATTTCATCCCGAACATTAAGGACTTCATAAATCGCTATTCTCCCTTTATATCCCGTTTTATTGCAAACGGAACACCCTTTTGCCGCATAAAAACGCTTGCCTTGGATTTCGCCGTCCGTAAACCCCAGCCCCTTTAAAACATTTACTTCGGGATAATAGGCCTCTTTACATTCGTTGCATAATTTTCTTATAAGCCTTTGAGCGATTATAAGATTTAAACTGGAGGCAACCAAAAACGGTTCGACTTTCATATTTATAAGCCTCGATATCGTGGAAGACGCGTTATTCGTATGAATAGTGGAAAGAACTAAATGACCTGTCAAGGCGGCTTTAATGGCAATCTCGGCTGTTTCCAAATCCCTGATTTCGCCGACCATAATTACATCCGGATCCTGCCTTAAAAAAGACCTTAGAGCCTGAGCAAAGGTTAGACCTATTTCTTCGTTTACCTGAACCTGATTGATTCCCTGTATATTATATTCGACAGGGTCTTCCGCCGTTGAAATGTTGACATCTGGTTTATTCACATCCGACAGCGCACTGTAAAGGGTCGTCGTCTTACCCGAACCTGTCGGTCCCGTTACCAATATCATACCGTAAGGTTTATGAATGGCAGTTTTAAAATCGGAAAGCTGCGATTCCGAAAAGCCCAGCTTTCTCATATCGAGTTGAAGGTTAGATTTATCGAGTATCCTTATGACAATTTTTTCGCCAAATAGCGTCGGAAGACACGACACCCTCATATCAACCTCTTTACCGTCCATTTTAGCCTTTATACGGCCGTCCTGCGGCAGTCTTCTTTCCGCTATATCCATCTGGGACATGATCTTTAATCTTGAAATAATAGGATTTTTGAGCTGACCTGGAAGCTTCATCTGTTCAATTAACTTACCGTCTATTCGATATCTGAATCTCACGACGGATTCGTACGGTTCTGCGTGAACATCGCTTGCGCCGGTTTTTACGGCATCAAAAAGAACCTTGTTGACAAATTTAATAACGGGCTGATCCGAAGACGACCTCTGAAGTTCCGATATATCAAGCTCTTCGTTGATTTCCTCGATAGCTATCGAATTTAAATAATCTTTATTTTCCGTTAATATAGTAGATGCATTGTAATATTTCGATAACGCCTGTGCAATTTCGCTTTCGGAAGAAACAACGACCTCGACATTAAGACCCGTTAAAAACTTTATATCGTCGAGCGCTCCTACCTTTGTAGGATCAGATACCGCAAGATACAGCGTATTCCCCTGTCTTTTAAAGGGAACAACCTGATACCTGACGGCTAAGTCAGGCGGAATAAGTTTTACGACGCTTTCGGGTATTTCCCCGTCAAGCAGGCTGACCGTTGCCGCGCCAAATTCTTTGGATAAGAAAGAAACCAGTTCGGAATCCTTCAGAAATCCCAGCTTTGTAAGCTGTCTGCCGATACTGCCCCCGACCCGCCTCTGTTCATCTAGAGCTTTGCTTAATTCATCCATAGTTATAACTCCGTTTTTCACAAGAATCTCGCCCAGCTTCAGGTCCTGAACTTTTTCGCCTTTTGCAAGGCCCGAGCGTATCCTTTCCTGTATTAATAAAGCATTGGATACATCATCCCTTTTTGCAATCCCCCGCTTTATTAAAATTTCGCCGATTTTATCGCCGGGATATTTGTTAAGCGGCATAAAGTCGTTATCCATACCCAAACCTTTTTTTAATTTAATTCGTCAATATTATTTTACCATATAAAAATAAATTTTATAACACGCTTTTAAGCGCGCTCAAATCAATCCTATGTCCCGTCCATATATAAAAGCTTTCTATCGCCTGAAGAAGCAGCATGGATAAACCATTGGCAGATTTTACGGCCTTACCGCTTAAAAGCTCAAGAAACGCGGTTAAAGGCGGGTTATAGGAAATGTCCATAGCAAAAGATTTGCCGCTTAAAGCTTTTAAAGGAAGAGATTTAATTAATCCAAAACTGCCTTCCGACGGAGTTATAGTATTAATAATAATATCACACTTTTCAAAACATTTATCATCCAAAATCCCCGTCAGGTTAAAACCTGAATAAAAAACTTCGGAATTTGACTTTAAAACGGCTTTCCATGAATTTGCTTCTTCGAAGAGTCTTTTTGCATTGCCTTCATTGCGGTTTATTATTAAAATCTCTTGCGCTCCCTCTTTTATTAACGAATATAAAACGGCTCTCGAAGCCCCGCCCGCACCCAAAATTACGGCATTTTTATTTTTCAATTCTATTCCGAATTCGTATCCGACACTTTTTGTAAAGCCGGTTGTATCGGTATTATAACCCCTGTAAAAACCGTCGCCCTCAAGATTAACGGTATTGACGGCCCCTATCAGTTCGGCTTCGCCGCTTAAACACTCTATATAATTTAATACCTCTATTTTATAAGGCTGAGTAATATTGGCGCCTTTGAATTTAAGGCTTTTAAACCCGTTAAATGCGGCCCCGAAGGTTTTTGGAGAAATGTCAAAACTACCGTAACAGATGTTCATATTTGAAAGTTTCGACATTTTGCTATGTATTAATGGAGAAAGGGAATATTTTATATTATAACCGAAAATACCTGTAAAAAGGGGGCGAACAAAAAGATTAAAATCTTTTTGTATTTCCATATCAAATACCCATTAACAACTGCTTCAAAAGATAATCAATCTTTGCGGCCTTTTTATCGTCTATAAACATATAGACATACCTTTCGATTTCCTGCACGGCCTTCGCCAAAGATTCCTTATCCAGCTTTATATTATTAAAATTTACGGGTATTTTATCGGCCTTATTGCCTAATTGTTCCTTTAATATTTTTTTTATGGAGCTAATAACATCGGTGTTTTTAACTCCTTCATTTTGAGGAGGCTCAAGCTCGATGTAACCGCTTTGCAACAGGTTATAAAGGGTTTTTAAAACAAAAAAAT
Encoded proteins:
- a CDS encoding type IV pilus twitching motility protein PilT → MPSIADLLKTTVDQGASDLHIAAGTPPQIRLRGSLVPLNYPILTPSDTQGICYSVITDSQKKKFEETHELDFSFSQKDVSRFRGNLYYDRGAIAGAFRVIPHEIPTMDTLGLPPMVKEIIRAPRGLVLVTGPTGSGKTTTLAAMIDAINLSRHEHIITIEDPIEYVFPHKGCLVNQREIGQDSSSFAEALKHILREDPDVVLVGEIRDMETMEAALTIAETGHLTFGTLHTNSAVQTISRVIDIFPPNQQPEVRSSLSLSLVAVLSQTLIPRIDSVGRVLAAELMIPNAAIRNLIRENKIHQIYSQLQLGQEKYGMQTLNQALASLANKRIISEEDAYNRSSDTEELKQAITSGLTSKTGINGTNMGISKGESFMSASEKAGTERSGDAGATGGRINMNKDKPFAGIDFSKL
- the pilB gene encoding type IV-A pilus assembly ATPase PilB; amino-acid sequence: MPLNKYPGDKIGEILIKRGIAKRDDVSNALLIQERIRSGLAKGEKVQDLKLGEILVKNGVITMDELSKALDEQRRVGGSIGRQLTKLGFLKDSELVSFLSKEFGAATVSLLDGEIPESVVKLIPPDLAVRYQVVPFKRQGNTLYLAVSDPTKVGALDDIKFLTGLNVEVVVSSESEIAQALSKYYNASTILTENKDYLNSIAIEEINEELDISELQRSSSDQPVIKFVNKVLFDAVKTGASDVHAEPYESVVRFRYRIDGKLIEQMKLPGQLKNPIISRLKIMSQMDIAERRLPQDGRIKAKMDGKEVDMRVSCLPTLFGEKIVIRILDKSNLQLDMRKLGFSESQLSDFKTAIHKPYGMILVTGPTGSGKTTTLYSALSDVNKPDVNISTAEDPVEYNIQGINQVQVNEEIGLTFAQALRSFLRQDPDVIMVGEIRDLETAEIAIKAALTGHLVLSTIHTNNASSTISRLINMKVEPFLVASSLNLIIAQRLIRKLCNECKEAYYPEVNVLKGLGFTDGEIQGKRFYAAKGCSVCNKTGYKGRIAIYEVLNVRDEIKNLIYENANEFEIDKLAIKLGMKTLRQSAKEKFLEGTTSLSEIIQYMEGENLE
- a CDS encoding shikimate dehydrogenase; amino-acid sequence: MEIQKDFNLFVRPLFTGIFGYNIKYSLSPLIHSKMSKLSNMNICYGSFDISPKTFGAAFNGFKSLKFKGANITQPYKIEVLNYIECLSGEAELIGAVNTVNLEGDGFYRGYNTDTTGFTKSVGYEFGIELKNKNAVILGAGGASRAVLYSLIKEGAQEILIINRNEGNAKRLFEEANSWKAVLKSNSEVFYSGFNLTGILDDKCFEKCDIIINTITPSEGSFGLIKSLPLKALSGKSFAMDISYNPPLTAFLELLSGKAVKSANGLSMLLLQAIESFYIWTGHRIDLSALKSVL